The following nucleotide sequence is from Juglans microcarpa x Juglans regia isolate MS1-56 chromosome 6D, Jm3101_v1.0, whole genome shotgun sequence.
GCTACTCAGCTAAAATGTGGTGGATTGGTGGTGGCATGCACATTTGACCACCGAATAGCAGACGCTTACTCGGCCAACATGTTTCTTGTTTCGTGGGCTGAGATGGCTCGTTCTAAACCAATCACTGTTATGCCATCTTTTCGTCGATCTCTACTCAACCCTCGACACCCCGGCTCGATTCATCCCTCCTTGGATGACATGTATGTCCCCATAACCCCACCCAAAAACCCAGAACCTGATGCAGACGATCTCATTAGCCACATATACTACATTACCGCCGACCAACTCAACTGTCTCCAGTCACTAGCCAGCAGTACCAATGGTTGCAGGAGGACCAAATTACAGTGTTTTAGTGCATTCCTGTGGAAGATGATTGCCAAATGGGCTATTATTAAGAACATGGACAAAAAGGTAACCAAGTTGGGCATTGTTGTCGATGGAAGGACAAGATTAAGCGAAGGAGATAAACATAAGGCTTCAGTCATGGGTTCTTACTTTGGAAATGTGCTATCCATACCCTATGGTGCCAAGCAAGCAAGTGAGATTAACGACAAGCCGTTGGATTGGGTGGCAGATGAGGTTCATAAACTGTTGGAAGGTGCAGTGACAAAGGAACATTTTTTGGGGCTGATAGATTGGGTGGAGGCTCATCGTCCGGTGCCAGGTTTGCCAAAGATATATTATAATGGGAGCGAAGATGGACCGGCTTTGGTGGTGTCATCCGGGCAACAGTTCCCAGTGTCTAAGGTGGACTTCGGGTGGGGAAACCCGGCTTTtgggtcgtaccattttccgtGGGAAGGGGACGCCGGATACGTGATGCCGATGCCGAGCCCCACCGGCAACGGTGATTGGGTGGTGTACATGCACCTCTTTAAAGGACAGCTGGAGTTGATAGAGGCTGAGGCTGCTCAGGTCTTTAGACCCTTGACTTCTAACTATCTCGGCTTCGACTAGGTCAATATTGCAGGGTAATTTTAGTGACaagttttaaatgtataactattttataaaataatggatcctatagaaaataaataaagaaataacttttttcataatagaatctcttttttataaaatatttgtgcgAAAGTTATACATTTaagacttgtatatatcattatatgtataattaatgtggtgatgaattttatgaaatattaacCGTACGTATGCCTCTTTATAAGTCATATAttgtactctatatatatatatatatataatgaaaaattttatacatcatattatcatctcactttgatcatattaaataaGATGTGGCAcgtttatcatcattaaatgatcaattattacatatttctttatcatctaatagtaataaatttgCCACGTACtatttaatatgatcaaaataaaatgaaagtgtggtatataacattactacCACCACTACTACCAACGTTTTATATATCTTCAGTTTTGGCCattttcaatataaatatttcagattcataaaacattaacatgcatgatgcatgcagGTTTATCAAGGTAGGTTATCTAGATCTTCCGAATGACGTTAATTTGCCGCCTTATTATAAATGGCTGTACGTTCAAAgcaattaataattaagttttacgttgattttatttttttaattaaatagactATAGGTTAgatttatcttttcttcttaaatattatGTCTGCAAATTATAAGGTTTAATTTAGATtaagaaacactctcaacccatcttatctcatcttatcttatcattataattttcacatattttcacgtaaaatacaataaataattcaattttttcaaattctaaaataataataatattaaaaaataatattttattaatattttattcaacttttaatttttacaatttctatCCTTAATTAAACAATTAATGTTTTGCATGCGATGAAGTAGTCATTCTCAAGACCCTGAACTtgcacatgtatatatatgatgatgacTTCATGACCAATATTATAtgaccatattatatatatataaagatatatatattagagcTGCTAACCTAGGCACGCAaaggaaaaattgaataaaatactatgCGAGGATCTGGTAAATTAAGAAAGTCACAATCAGAGCGGTTGAACCATTTTGACCccataaaataacaatatttttttatattaagaaaatactgaaaatggaataaattaattttttttatattaacaaTGCAGaactaccttttttttttttttcgatatcGGTATTGCGCAATGCAGAACTAATGCGCGcgcacacaaaaataaaaaaaaataaaaaaaaataaaaaaaaagcttatTTATAATAAGTTATTTGCtcaaaaaatgacaaattcctattaaaataaatcaattttataaCAGATAATCATTCtcgttataaaaataaataatatttataattttaaaatatacaaattttgcatattcacttaattaataaaaattaataaatatgagactcacgtataaatttattttttaatgatggattcaatttttttaaaaatatatacgtgagacttacacattttaaaattatagcgTTAATTGGTTACAAATAACCAATTTGAAATAATAGGACGTGATTAGtcatgcatgcagtactacgTACGTATAATTAGGTGTGAGTTTACAATTAAGAATCTTTCATTCTTTGAATTAGAGGAAGAAACTGCTGAAGTCAGTATTGATTTCATGCATCCAATATTAATT
It contains:
- the LOC121268799 gene encoding coniferyl alcohol acyltransferase-like, producing MGAGRSEGSEYILRVSKTEMVAAVLPLQEHWLPLSNLDLLLPPVDVGVFFCYKKPAATSGDDADNLRAFESMVGVLKKALAQTLVSYYAFAGVVVPNLVGEPEILICNNGGVCFVEAFAEVDLKDLNLYNPGETIEGKLVPQRKHGVLAVQATQLKCGGLVVACTFDHRIADAYSANMFLVSWAEMARSKPITVMPSFRRSLLNPRHPGSIHPSLDDMYVPITPPKNPEPDADDLISHIYYITADQLNCLQSLASSTNGCRRTKLQCFSAFLWKMIAKWAIIKNMDKKVTKLGIVVDGRTRLSEGDKHKASVMGSYFGNVLSIPYGAKQASEINDKPLDWVADEVHKLLEGAVTKEHFLGLIDWVEAHRPVPGLPKIYYNGSEDGPALVVSSGQQFPVSKVDFGWGNPAFGSYHFPWEGDAGYVMPMPSPTGNGDWVVYMHLFKGQLELIEAEAAQVFRPLTSNYLGFD